The genomic window GACGCGGAAGACTTGGCGCAGGATATCATGCTCAAGCTCTTCTTTGAATTGCCCCGTTTTCGCGAGGAGTCCTCTTTTTCCACCTGGCTCTGGCGCATTGCCGCTAATCGCTGCATCGACCATTGCCGTAAACAAAAGCGAGAGGGAGTTACAGACTTGTCTCCTTCCGATTGCCTTCCCGGCAAGCAACGCCTCGAAAGTGAGGTATCCTCGCGCGTTGATGCAGAGCGCCTGATGGCAAAACTCGATGAATCCGAACGGATCGTGGTTACGTTGCGCATCTTTGGCGATCTTTCATTTGAAGAAATCGCTTCAGCATTACACATTGGACTCAGTGCCGCAAAAATGCGTTATTCGCGAGCACTGCAACGTCTGCGCTCCATGGTCGTTGAATAAGCCCCGTCTGGATGGGCCTATCTAACCCATCCAGACGGTCTTTGTGCGATTTACCTTTTTGGGCTTTCCCACTTTCTCCTACAGCTCAACGGCGAGGGCGACGGAATTTCCCCCACCCAGGCAAAGGGCCGCCACGCCCCGACGCGCGCCGCGCCGGGCCATCTCATAAATCAACGTCACCAGAATGCGCGCGCCGCTGGCCCCGATCGGATGTCCGATGGCCACCGAGCCGCCGTTGACGTTCACTTTGCTGTCCGGTATTCCCAGTTCGCGGGTGACGGCAATGGCCTGCACGGCAAAGGCCTCGTTCAGCTCAAAGAGGTCGACACTCTCCATGCTCCAGCCTGCTTTGGCAAGCACCTTCCGCACGCCGCTTACCGGAGCCA from Pseudacidobacterium ailaaui includes these protein-coding regions:
- a CDS encoding RNA polymerase sigma factor; this translates as MNDGPDDLILVRQAQQELPYRTAAFEQLMYRYASRLQAACRYWVHNLHDAEDLAQDIMLKLFFELPRFREESSFSTWLWRIAANRCIDHCRKQKREGVTDLSPSDCLPGKQRLESEVSSRVDAERLMAKLDESERIVVTLRIFGDLSFEEIASALHIGLSAAKMRYSRALQRLRSMVVE